In the genome of Lathyrus oleraceus cultivar Zhongwan6 chromosome 4, CAAS_Psat_ZW6_1.0, whole genome shotgun sequence, the window TTGATGATAACAAGATGTAAAAGAATAATTTATTCTCTAATGTTTTATGTGTGGAAAAGTATTAAAACTTCTCAATGTAATTTGTAATCTAGAATAGTGTGCAAAAACTACTTTTGTATTTGATCATCTGAATTCAAAATACATCCAACAATATATCGTCTAGCACAATGATCGACAAGCAAATATGGAAACGCATTCTGTAAAGCATCGTCTAGGCACGTTATAAGGCAACTCTTAATTACCTTTGACTAGTGCTTAAATTGTTACCCATCATTATTATCTATTCAACTCTGCACAACAAAGTCGACAATTTAATCATTTGTATAATGGTACAAATAACATTTGTGGTTCGAACAAGGTTGTATGGACTAACTCTGACATCTAGTACGTTGGTTCATATTGTCTTTAATCCCAACAGTTAATCGAAGAATTCAACAGCTTTTTACATTGTCTATTGGAGAGAAACCGCACTAGGGGTGTTTGAAATATCATATAACTGGATAGTGGAAAACGTTCAATAGTAGAATATTCAAACAAGCATTGCAGTATAAGGAAACTGAGAGAAACACTCTTTTCTTTTAATTTGAATGTAGAGCTTAGTTGTGTTTTATACTAGCTCGCCAAAAATCTTTATGAACCTTATGAGCTTTATATTATGTGTTGCATTTAATATCAGTTTATTTCTAATTTGTTCTAGAATTTACTCGTTTAAATTATTAGCACCTTCTCAAATATCTTTACCACTCTTTTTGTTTGATGATAAAAGAGAgaaaaatatatttgatttaaAGGAGAGATAATTTACtcttattaatttattttcaacaaaattattttttaaGATATTAGGTCCCTCTAGTCATattgaaaaatattttgttcacaTATCTTACATAAATTCTGACAGTCTCGAAGAGGAATTTTTAGTCTGATCCTCTATTTCGTTTTGATCTCTTAAAAAAGAAATGCTAATCAAAATAAATGTGTTTGTCATTATTATAAAGAGAAAGATTATTGAACCAAACTGATTTTAAGAATAATGACCTCTAATTTTGATTTTGATGATAGCAATATGTAAAACACTAATTCTATTCTCTAATGTTTGTTTTATGTGTAGAAGAATATTTAAACTTCTATAAGTAACTTGTACTTTAGAATAGGTGTGCAAAATTACTTTTGTATTTGATCATCTGAATACATCCAACATGTCGTTTAACACAAAGATTAACAAGCGAATATGAAAACGCGTCTTGTAAAGCATTGCCTAGGCAAGTTGTAAGACCACTACCGGTGCTTACATTGTTACTCTTCATTATCCTTTGTTCAACTCTACACAACAAAGTCAAGAATTCAATCTTTTGTATAGTAAACTTATACTTTGAAGATCAAATTTGATTATTTCTCTCttaaaatattaagtttataTTTAAGACAACTAAAATAGTACACAAGATACAATAATAATATAAGCAGTGCGCAGTAATATTTGTTGTTAGTACAAGGTTGTACAGACTAATTGAAGAATTCAACATCTTTTTCCATTGTCTATTGGACAGAAACTGCACTAGGGTGTCTTTAAAATATCATATAACCGGATGGTGGAAAACGTTCAGTAGTAGAATAGTCAAGTAAGCATTGCAATATAAATAAACGAGAGAAATGGTCGTTTCTTTTAATTTCAATGTAGAGAATTAGTTGTATTTGATACTAGTTCGCCAAAAATCTTTATGAGCCTCAAGAGCTTTTCATTAGATCATGATTGGGAGGTAGAAGTTACAGATGAGTATTTCAAACCTTCGATGCTTTAGAAATCTAAAAGTAGTTGAGGAAGAATACTCTCTAAATGAGTAGCTTCTATTTGACCATCACCCTCAGTCTCTGCAATAGCTACAGCACGCTGAATAGCCTCTGCATCCATTCAAAGATTTGTCAAAAACAATTTGACATAGAATACGTGCAAATCATAGTCTTGAGAAAGCATTAATGTGTTTCTCTTTTTAATATGGATGAACCTGTGATAAAGACCCGGAGAAGTTCACATGTAAGCTTCAGAGCACTAGCATTAGCTGCATCCGAAAATATGGACAGATGAGTTATGATAAACATCCAATTTGCAATGCAAACACAACTATAGTGTGGCATGATCACGGAACCTCCACCAAATAACAAATTTGTTAACAATGATAATGACATAAATACCAGAAGTTGTCCGATTCTTCTTGGACGATCCGGCTCCTGCCTGTAGCAGTAAAAACGCATTTGCAGATTATTGACAGACAATACAACAATTAAGTAGGAGATGTTCTGTAACTAAagaaaattaaaatattaatGTATAATCAATTACAGATGCTACTCCCATTGATACCACCCAGCCAAATATAAACTACATTATTGTAGATGAAGTATTTTGTGAAATAGATTGAGGATGAAAAACCACCATACCATAAAAAAACAAATGTGGCAATAACGAAGAAAAGAGATTGAAAGGGAAACAGTTGGAGCCTAATATGGTCCGCTGCTAAATAATTTTGAGACAAAAAGAATTACAAATTTGAATGAGGGTGTGATATAGTAAAAAAAACACAGTAAGTAAACTACTAAGCACTCTCTTGTACTTTGTGCTTCACTACATATAGCTCTCATTTATAACAAAAACCAACACAAAACCCTTTTGCCTTTATCAAAACATGCACTTTACCTAACTCTTAATGCTGTGAGGACACAAATTTCTTAAGTAACCAGTTAGTATATGGTCTACAAGAACTTTTCATCGTCATTCAGATTCATATGTTCATAGTTTCAAGTTGAAGGCTTCTCAATAATGTTGTCAAAAGTAACAATCAAATAAGTTTTTGAAAAACACATTCCTATGCAGCATATGAAGGTATCTTGTATCCAGTAAAAGGATTGATATTGAGATATCCTGCAAGCAATACTTAACCAAATGTTGTAGATGTGAACAACAGTAAAAACAAATAACACAGCACACGGTAAGAAAAAAAGGAAGAAACCATGAACAGTTTGCATTATTGCTGATAAGAAAATCAAAgaataagaaaaagaaaaaaggaagaaaaaaaaaacaaggaaAGAAATCTGATAAGCATGGCTCCTACAAAATCTGAGAAACATTATATTGAGTAAAGCCCACACAAGAAAGTGGATTTAGGTGTTTTCCGCCGGAAAACAGGAATGTTCTAAACAAGTAGCATTCAGAAATTGATATTGAATTTCAAGAAAGAAACATAAAACTAATCATCTTAGGTGTCACTCTCTGAGGCCAACCAACAAACATATAGCATGCATAGGTTAGAAAATTGATAAAGAGGAAATTTTGAAAACCTCGGAGTCCAAAGCATCGCTGGTTGCAACATTTTCACGCTCTGCAAGtgtaaaaataaataattttaagAAATTAAAACGATATAGTTAGGGTTTCATATAAATTGTGAAATTAGGATAAGGTATATAACCAAGGGTTCGCAATGTCCAAATACGCTTCATGATGGAATGGATTAGATCCTGATTTGAACGAAGAAAGCATGTATTAAGTTAAGGTAGGATAAAAGAAAAGTGCTATGAAGTGTGGAATGAAAAAGGGTTATAGGAACGCCGTACAGAGTCGAAGGTAGATTCCTCCATTGGTGACTGCTGCAGAAGAGTGAAACGTGGTTTCGTCAATCACCGTCACAAATGAGACTCGCTTGGAGGGAAAATAACAATAACTTTTAGTAATTTTTTTCCCACCTCTAGTGAAACAAAACACAAACCCGTTTTTATAAAATAATTGATGATTTGTGCGCTTGCAATTTAAAATCAATTAGACACAATGTGTCCCTTCGTGTAGTGGTGATATTCATGTTTGGAAAAGTCTATAGACTCTGTTGTGCATACTCTTATTTCTTTTATTCCTAATTTTTTTGCAAAATTACATTTTTTTTCATTATCTTTACCTTAAAATTCCTAATTATTTGGCAAAATCACATTCTTTTCATTATCTTTACCTTAAAATTTAAATCAGTTTACTAATCCATTCTCGAATCAGAAATGGAGTGAAGAGCATAAGTAATGGTAGATCTGAATTTCAGGTGTGAAGGTGACGGAGGCATGTAAGATTAATACTTCAACGCTTAAGTCAGTATATGAAAAAGAAGAGTGAATTCAAATTATATTTGAAATTTGTCACATGATTTGGCACATTTCTTTATATATAATAGAGAGAGAATAATTAATTTGGTATTTGTTAGAAGTGAATTGCGGAGAGTTGTTGAATATGTTTGCAGTTGAGATTCTTGTTAGTGTCATGAGGAGAATTCTCGTGTGCTAAGAAGATTTTGGAAAGATTACTATCCCTTCGTGGTGGTCGGTCGAGGTCGACATGGATGACTTGGAACAGTTATCTTTCAAGCTCGTGTTTATGCTCAGTAAGGCATGGGTTTGCTACTTTGCCTTTAGCTGCCGACCACTATTTCCTTTATGTGTGGAAGACTAAAAGAAAGTGTTTCAGTCCCTTAGAGATTCATGCATTTAATGTTTCATACTTCAAACATATTTTCGAAAGTGGCGTCATTGCAACTCTTGGAAATTGAAATACTTGAGGGTTGTGTGTGAGTGGTTTGATGTGTTTGATAGAATTTATTTCCTTTTGCATGCTAGAACAAAGCCCTCAAAGAGTCAGCATAATTTTCTTTGAGTAATTTTCTTAGTTTAGCAGTTATTTTCTTCTTTGTCGTTCCACTTCCTTGTATCTGAAACTTAGTGCAtaatatgtaaaaaaaaaatcACATATGAGTGTTCACAAATTCTAGAAGAGTGCCCTATCTTCTTAGGTAGATTTTGATTTTTCTACTACTGTTTCAGTTTTCACTAAAGTGGATGGTCTTGATGACGCCTTTAACGAAGTCAGTTCACCTTCCTATTGGTGGTCTTGAGTCCCACAGAGGATGAGAGGATATGCAACAAGTATGAAAATCATGGTATTCCCTTTTATGAGTGCAATTTCTTCGTCATGGGTGTTCATTTACCCTTCATTGTCATTGAGATAAAAGTATTAAATCATTTGTCAATAGCCATTCGCAATTTCATCTTGCTACCTGGGCGCATGTGAAGGTTTACCAGTATTGGTGTGAGTACCTATAAGGAAAGCCTTAGGTGACCCTTTTCTTTATCTCTTTAAATATCGTAGTAGTCTTGTGGATTGGGGGCGTGGAAAAGGGTTTATTTCTTTGGAGCCGATTGTGTGCGGACCTGGGCATCTTCCTAAGCTACAACTATTTGAAGATAAGTTTTTTTGGTCACCCCCATCAGCCCCGAAGCTCATGTCACAATTTGCATCGTTAGGGATAGAGTAGAGTGCCGATGCATCGATTTGTTCCTCAAGTACTGGATTGAGAGTCACTTCTTATGGGGAATAGTATATACGTGTAAAAAATATTTGGATCTTTCTGATGAAGCTATGTATCAGAAGAACAATTGATGAGCTTCATCAGCAAATTGGGTTACTTCGAAGGAGGTACCCCCACTAATAAAGTCAATCGGAGACGCTTGCAGCACCCCTTTGATGTACCATTATTGATGCAGGCCCATTCCCGAGAAGAAAGGAAATTCGTCTTTAGTAAGTTCTAGAAACTCTTGGTTTCTTTGCTTTTTAATGTGTTTGTTCATGGTGTATTTATTTTGACACTGATtatgatggtgtgcagatcaTATGAAAGATGAAGTAAATCTCCATCTTTTGAAGCGAGGGATATGTCCGATTGGGAATGAGGTTGCTTTGAATAAGCTTCGATGTTACAGAATATGTCCGGTTTTCTTGATCGTTTATTATTGACGGGGTCGAGCTCCCATTCCTCTGTAGATCGTCGGACCCCTCCCTTGGAAGATGATTGGGATTATTTGGAAAATTTGTCTGAGCCTGCCCTGGAGGAAGAACTGGTTAATCTGCCTCGGTATACCCATCATGCTTATACTACTTTGTCTCTCAGCAGAGCTGGTCAGTGGGAGGTTTTATGGTCCGACCGACACCGTGCTAAGAAGCAACGACTAGAGGAGAGCGTTCGCAATCTGAAGCTAAAACGGGATAAATACCTGCAGGAAATAGAGAAGACTTATACCTCTCTTACCTGAGTGATGTATGTTTTGACCCCCCCCCC includes:
- the LOC127074006 gene encoding protein MHF2 homolog, whose amino-acid sequence is MEESTFDSDLIHSIMKRIWTLRTLERENVATSDALDSEAGAGSSKKNRTTSANASALKLTCELLRVFITEAIQRAVAIAETEGDGQIEATHLESILPQLLLDF